The Pseudochaenichthys georgianus chromosome 8, fPseGeo1.2, whole genome shotgun sequence genome has a segment encoding these proteins:
- the LOC139432836 gene encoding uncharacterized protein produces MMKISGRVTWCCVALLLALTSVSAVQKTLRSINGLKKINFGQSVPKHSLLLLHWFANEIDIDNNDIIQLTFDPNSGDYGSHHYGNYEDLLDPLPWGNQHRYYTIGNLHQETSTQLPPYVVDPMIEDMGRNMDRIVFRVREQNIHGQAYQTIDQVYITQHYGTSENQGTLYDPAHTYRITTNLLRQIREFAVGEDQQPLSYLRNRFGSSADDFDIDSTWGELACLGLLLYIVIQENQSSKQQNNHPENRRNPGNKREHNVPRNVQNQDYVALNVGDDEDRVASRRLVNTESDCCNTFKSCIMYCFLACIFVIVIVLGIIIYYLNK; encoded by the coding sequence ATGATGAAGATATCAGGGAGAGTCACTTGGTGCTGTGTAGCTCTGCTCCTCGCCCTGACTTCTGTGTCAGCTGTACAGAAGACGCTCAGATCAATCAATGGTTTGAAGAAAATCAACTTCGGCCAATCTGTGCCCAAGCATAGTCTTCTGCTGCTCCACTGGTTTGCCAACGAGATCGATATCGACAACAACGATATTATACAGCTGACCTTTGACCCAAACAGTGGAGATTATGGCTCACACCATTATGGCAACTATGAGGACCTGCTGGACCCACTGCCTTGGGGAAATCAACACAGGTACTACACTATTGGAAATCTCCATCAGGAAACGTCAACCCAACTTCCTCCTTATGTAGTCGATCCCATGATTGAGGATATGGGAAGAAACATGGACAGGATCGTATTTCGGGTCAGGGAGCAAAACATACATGGGCAAGCTTACCAGACGATAGACCAAGTGTATATCACACAGCATTATGGCACTTCTGAAAATCAGGGGACACTTTATGATCCAGCTCATACCTACAGGATCACCACGAACCTCCTGAGACAGATCAGAGAGTTTGCTGTGGGAGAAGACCAACAGCCACTGTCGTATCTCAGAAACCGCTTTGGAAGCAGCGCTGATGATTTCGACATTGACAGCACATGGGGTGAACTTGCTTGCCTTGGACTGCTGCTGTATATTGTGATCCAGGAAAACCAGTCCTCTAAGCAACAAAACAACCACCCTGAAAACAGAAGAAATCCTGGTAATAAGAGAGAGCACAATGTTCCTAGAAATGTCCAAAACCAGGATTACGTTGCACTGAATGTGGGCGATGATGAGGACCGTGTAGCCAGCAGGCGACTGGTAAACACAGAATCAGACTGTTGCAACACCTTTAAATCCTGTATAATGTATTGTTTTTTGGCCTGCATATTTGTAATTGTAATTGTATTGGGtataattatttattatcttAATAAATAA
- the LOC117451531 gene encoding uncharacterized protein isoform X1 — protein sequence MMKISGRVTWCCVALLLALTSVSAVQKTLKSINALKRINFGQSVPKHSLLLLHWFANGIDIDNNDIIQLTFDPNSGDYGSHHYGNFEGVLDPLPRGNQYQYLTIGNIHQRTSNPLPAYVAHRVMDYEGENRDRIIVRVREQNQRRAYQTIDQVYITQHYETSENQGTPYDPDHTYSITTNLLRQIREFALGQNQLSYLRNRFGSSADELQIRNAWGPLACLGLLLYIVIQEKHSSKQQNNRPKIDNKPEDNIRAESDHTKQNRRNPRNEREHNVPRNEREHNNPRNEREHNNPRNEREHNVPRNEREHNVPRNEREHNVPKNERKHNVPRNVQNQGYVVVNMDDEDSVASRRPVDTESDCCNTYKSCIHFFFFCIACIVVIVSVIIIWFFVMKN from the coding sequence ATGATGAAGATATCAGGAAGAGTCACTTGGTGCTGTGTAGCTCTGCTCCTCGCCCTGACCTCTGTGTCAGCTGTACAGAAGACGCTCAAATCAATCAATGCTTTGAAGAGAATCAACTTCGGCCAATCTGTGCCCAAGCACAGTCTTCTGCTGCTCCACTGGTTTGCCAACGGGATCGACATCGACAACAACGACATTATACAGCTGACCTTTGACCCAAACAGTGGAGATTATGGTTCCCATCATTATGGCAACTTTGAGGGGGTGCTGGACCCACTGCCTCGGGGAAATCAATACCAGTACCTCACAATTGGAAATATCCATCAGAGAACGTCCAATCCACTTCCAGCGTATGTAGCGCATCGCGTAATGGATTATGAAGGAGAAAATAGGGACAGGATCATAGTTCGAGTCAGGGAGCAAAACCAAAGGCGAGCTTACCAGACGATAGACCAAGTGTATATCACACAGCATTATGAAACTTCGGAAAACCAGGGGACACCTTATGATCCAGATCATACCTACAGCATCACCACGAACCTCCTGAGACAGATCCGAGAGTTTGCTCTGGGACAAAACCAACTGTCGTATCTCAGAAACCGCTTTGGAAGCAGCGCTGATGAATTACAAATCAGAAACGCATGGGGTCCCCTTGCTTGCCTTGGACTGCTGCTGTATATTGTGATCCAGGAAAAGCACTCCTCGAAGCAACAAAACAACCGACCAAAAATCGACAACAAACCAGAAGACAACATCAGAGCTGAAAGCGACCATACTAAACAAAACAGAAGAAATCCTAGAAATGAGAGAGAGCACAATGTTCCTAGAAATGAGAGAGAGCACAATAATCCTAGAAATGAGAGAGAGCACAATAATCCTAGAAATGAGAGAGAGCACAATGTTCCTAGAAATGAGAGAGAGCACAATGTTCCTAGAAATGAGAGAGAGCACAATGTTCCTAAAAATGAGAGAAAGCACAATGTTCCTAGAAATGTCCAAAATCAGGGCTATGTTGTCGTGAATATGGACGATGAGGACAGTGTAGCCAGCAGGCGACCGGTAGACACAGAATCAGACTGTTGCAACACCTATAAATCctgtatacattttttttttttttgtattgcctGCATAGTTGTAATTGTATCGGTTATAATCATTTGGTTTTTTGTTATGAAAAATTAA
- the LOC117451531 gene encoding uncharacterized protein isoform X2 has product MKISGGVTWCCVALLLALTSVSAVQRELNSISDLKKINFGQSVPKHSLLLLHWFANTVTIDENNVISLTFDPNSTAYGSHHYGNCEGLLDPLPWRSQYRYYTIGNLAQETFNPLPRYVARPQRDFAGENRDRIIVRVREENTGRQTFWWVDHVYITQHFHYQREYDPAHTYSITTNLLREIREFSVGPNQQPLPYLRNRFGSSADDVDIENAWDQLACLGLLLYIVLEERSYYTPQSNHTTFGKHSGLYNRNDWCAAFANCCRIFVVLLICLYIMSI; this is encoded by the coding sequence ATGAAGATATCAGGAGGAGTCACTTGGTGCTGTGTAGCTCTGCTCCTCGCCCTGACCTCTGTGTCAGCTGTACAGAGAGAGCTGAATTCAATCAGTGATTTGAAGAAAATCAACTTCGGCCAATCTGTGCCCAAGCACAGTCTTCTGCTGCTCCACTGGTTTGCCAACACAGTTACCATTGATGAGAACAATGTAATAAGTCTGACCTTTGACCCAAACAGTACCGCTTATGGCTCACATCATTATGGCAACTGTGAGGGGCTGCTGGACCCACTGCCTTGGAGAAGTCAATACAGGTACTACACGATTGGTAATCTCGCTCAGGAAACATTCAATCCACTTCCGCGTTACGTAGCGCGTCCACAAAGAGATTTTGCAGGAGAGAACAGGGACAGGATCATAGTTCGTGTCCgggaggaaaacacaggaaGGCAAACTTTCTGGTGGGTAGACCACGTGTATATCACACAGCATTTTCATTATCAGAGGGAATATGATCCAGCTCATACCTACAGCATCACCACGAACCTCctgagagagatcagagagttTTCTGTGGGACCAAACCAACAGCCACTGCCGTATCTCAGAAACCGCTTTGGAAGCAGCGCTGATGATGTCGACATCGAAAATGCATGGGATCAGCTTGCTTGCCTTGGACTGCTGTTGTATATTGTGCTCGAGGAAAGGTCCTACTATACCCCACAATCCAACCACACAACGTTTGGCAAACACAGCGGCTTATACAACAGAAATGATTGGTGTGCAGCTTTTGCGAACTGCTGCAGGATCTTTGTTGTTCTTTTAATTTGTCTTTATATTATGTCCATATAA